The genome window TGGCGGGTTGTCATCCCGACCAGCCACGGCACGCGAGACAGTACGCGGGAATTGCACGCGTTACCTCCCGGTTTCCCTAAAAGGTTGCCGTAGTGAATCAAATTCTGCACACAAATCCCTGAACTAGCAAGACAAACCGCGTCCTGCCAGGCGCTGCGTGTGTTGCGTTTCTGTCCGTGCACGACAACCTGACCCTTGAATACCTGACTGATATGGCCTTACTGAAGATCCTCCGCTATCCCGACCCGCGCCTGCACAAGATCGCCAAGCCGGTGACCGAATTCGGCACCGAGCGCCTGCGCAAGCTTGTCGCCGACATGGCAGACACCATGTACGACGCGCCCGGCGTGGGCCTGGCGGCGACCCAGGTCGACGTGCACGAACGCGTGATCGTCATCGACGTGAGCGAGACCCATGACCAGCTGATCGTCTTCATCAACCCGGAAATCACCTGGGCCAGCGAGGACAAGCAGGTCTACGACGAAGGCTGCCTGTCGGTGCCCGGCATCTACGACGGCGTCGAGCGCCCGGCCAAGGTCAAGGTGCGCGCCTACGACGTCGAGGGCAAGGAATTCACCGTCGACGCCGACGGCCTGCTGGCAGTCTGCATCCAGCACGAGATGGACCACCTGATGGGCAAGGTATTCGTTGAATACCTGTCGCCGCTCAAGCGCAACCGCATCAAGGCCAAGCTGCAGAAGGAAGAGCGCGGCATGGAACGCGAAGCCGCGCGCGCCGGCGGCCGCCGCTGATGGCGGGTCCCTTGAAGCTGGTATTCGCGGGCACCCCCGAGTTCGCCCAAGTGGCACTACGCGCCCTGCACGAGGCCGGGTTCGAGATTCCCCTGGTGCTGACCCAGCCCGACCGCCCGGCCGGGCGCGGCATGCAGTTGCAGGCTTCGCCGGTCAAGCAGTATGCGCTGGCCCAGGGCATGGAAGTGATCCAGCCGCTATCGCTGCGCATGGACGCCAAGGACCCGCAGCGCGCCGAGGAGGCGCGCGCGGCCCACGCCCGCCTGCAGGCGCTCGACTACGACGCGATGGTGGTGGCGGCCTATGGCCTGATCCTGCCGCGTTCGACCCTCGACATCCGTCCCTGCATCAACATCCACGGCTCGCTGCTGCCGCGCTGGCGCGGCGCCGCCCCGATCCACCGCGCGATCGAAGCGGGCGACCGCGAGACCGGCGTCACCATCATGGGCATGGAAGAAGGCCTGGACACTGGGCCGATGATGCTGATCGAGCGCATCGCGATCGAGGATGGCGACACCACCGGCAGCCTGCACGACAAGCTGGCGGCGCTGGGCGGCCGGATGATCGTCGAGGCCATGCGCAAGCTGGCCGAGGGGCAGCTTGAAGCGGTGCCGCAGCCGGAGGAAGGCGTGACCTACGCGGCCAAGATCGCCAAGGAAGAAGCGAAGCTCGATGTCGCGCTGCCGGCCGAGCTGCTGTGGCGACGCATCCGCGCCTTCAATCCCTTCCCTGGGGCCTATGGGCTGGTGGATGGGGTGGCGGTCAAGATCTGGCAGGCCGAGCCGGTTGCCGGCAAGGGTGAACCGGGACAGGTGCTGGCGGCGGATGCGCAAGGCATCGTGGTCGCCTGCGGCG of Massilia sp. KIM contains these proteins:
- the fmt gene encoding methionyl-tRNA formyltransferase, whose product is MKLVFAGTPEFAQVALRALHEAGFEIPLVLTQPDRPAGRGMQLQASPVKQYALAQGMEVIQPLSLRMDAKDPQRAEEARAAHARLQALDYDAMVVAAYGLILPRSTLDIRPCINIHGSLLPRWRGAAPIHRAIEAGDRETGVTIMGMEEGLDTGPMMLIERIAIEDGDTTGSLHDKLAALGGRMIVEAMRKLAEGQLEAVPQPEEGVTYAAKIAKEEAKLDVALPAELLWRRIRAFNPFPGAYGLVDGVAVKIWQAEPVAGKGEPGQVLAADAQGIVVACGEGALRLNELQKPGGKRLAATEFLKGFPLAGKRFS
- the def gene encoding peptide deformylase gives rise to the protein MALLKILRYPDPRLHKIAKPVTEFGTERLRKLVADMADTMYDAPGVGLAATQVDVHERVIVIDVSETHDQLIVFINPEITWASEDKQVYDEGCLSVPGIYDGVERPAKVKVRAYDVEGKEFTVDADGLLAVCIQHEMDHLMGKVFVEYLSPLKRNRIKAKLQKEERGMEREAARAGGRR